The Fibrobacter sp. UWT2 nucleotide sequence GGCAAATCGAAGTCTCCATTATGCGCCGCGCCCTGGAACAAAGCGAAATTTTGCATTCCCAAATGGAAATTCTGGCCTTTTTGAACCAGTTTTAGCCTTTTTTGATATTTTTTCGTTCCAATAAGGCTTTTTTTGTCCAAACGGCGCTGATTTTTGCTAAATATCTATACTGAAAAACACAAAAGGAATTCATTATGCGTCTTTCCGAAAGGTTTGTCGACAATTGCATTCTGATCAATTCCAAGAGCACGACCAAGGAAGAAGTCCTCAACGAGCTCGTGGATACGCTCTGCAGTGCCTACAAATTGGAACATCGCAACGAAATTTTCGATGCCGTCTGGACCCGCGAACAAAGCCGTTCCACCGGTATCGGTTGCGGACTCGCTGTCCCCCACGCCAAGATTGACTGCGTGGACCGTATGTGCATGGCCGCCGCCACGATTGAAGGCGGATTGGACTTTGCTTCCTTCGACGGCGAACCGGTTTACCTGATCATCTTGATCGTAAGCCCCGGCAACACTGTCGGCCCGCACCTCAAGGCCCTCTCCTCTGTCAGCCGCCTCTTGGCCGACGGCGGTGTCCGCAAGGACCTGATCGCCTCCAAGGATCCGGCCGAATTTTTGACCATTCTGCGCGCTGCCGAGGACAAATACCTGTAATCCCCTTGACAGGAGCAAATATCTTTACTACATTTGCTCGCACCTCGGACGGTTAGCTCAGTTGGTTTAGAGCGCTGCTTTCACACGGCAGAGGTCACTGGTTCAAATCCAGTACCGTCCACTAGAAAGGCTTCCTACCTCGGAAGTCTTTTTTGTTTAGGGCCATTTTTTGTTATCTTGTCACCATTCAACGCAACTTTTTAATTCGCACGAGCATCTAAAAGGCATGATTAATACGAAGGTCCTCATTTCAGCATTCCTCACAACGGCCGCCCTTACGACGACGGCTTTTGCCGAAAGTACCTGGACGCTAGAGGACTGCCTTAAGCAAGCCAAGAAGGCTAGCCTCAAGCTAGAATCCGCAAAGCTCCGCGAACAGTCCGCCGACATTTCCATTAGGCAGGCCAAAACGGGCAACTACCCCACCGTAAGCGCAAGCATCCAGAACACGCTTTACGACCACCCCTTCGTCTACAACGAAGACCATTACCGTTTAAACCTGGGCATCTCCGGTTCCTACACCCTGTGGGACGGCGGCGCCACCAGCCTGAACGTAGAATCCAAGACGCTTACCAAAGAAGCTACTGCGCTCGCCACCCAGCAAACGGAACGCAGCGTGCAAGAAAGTGTCTTGAACGCCTATATGAGTTTATTGGCCGCCACCGAGAACCAGCGTATCGCAGACGCCTCGGTTGAACTGGCCCAGGCCGAATTCGAGCATTACAGCAAGCTCTACGAAGCAGGTTCCATTACCAAGAAGGACTTGACCCAGTCACAGTCCAACGTGCTGCAAAAGCAGACGTCGCAACTTACGGCGCAACTTTCGGTCAGCACCGCAAAGACGACACTCAGGCAGCTTCTGGAACTGGACGACAACGCCGAATTCCAAGTAGCCGCACCCGAAACCAATATCGAAAGTCCCGATTCCCTTGAACCGCTGCCGACCTTCGAACAGCTCAAGGCTGACGCGCAGAACGCCCACCCCGGACTCAAATCCGATAGTGTATCCGTTCGCGCCGCCCAGAAAAACACGCAGGTTGCAGGCAAGGGCAGTTCCATTACAGTGACCCTCGGCGCAAACTCCAGCACGGGCTTGCAGGCTTGGCAGTCCAAGGCCTACAAGGACCAGCTCAAGTACGGCTGGCAGAACTCCATCACCCTCGGGATCAACATTCCCATTATCGATGGCGGCGCCACCACAAGCAAGGTTCTGCAGGCCCAGGTCAGCGAAACCGAATCACAGGTGAGCCTCAAGGAAGATGCAAAAACTCTCGAAAACAACATCGAGAAACTTTACCTGAACGCCATGAGCGCCGACATGCAA carries:
- a CDS encoding TolC family protein, encoding MINTKVLISAFLTTAALTTTAFAESTWTLEDCLKQAKKASLKLESAKLREQSADISIRQAKTGNYPTVSASIQNTLYDHPFVYNEDHYRLNLGISGSYTLWDGGATSLNVESKTLTKEATALATQQTERSVQESVLNAYMSLLAATENQRIADASVELAQAEFEHYSKLYEAGSITKKDLTQSQSNVLQKQTSQLTAQLSVSTAKTTLRQLLELDDNAEFQVAAPETNIESPDSLEPLPTFEQLKADAQNAHPGLKSDSVSVRAAQKNTQVAGKGSSITVTLGANSSTGLQAWQSKAYKDQLKYGWQNSITLGINIPIIDGGATTSKVLQAQVSETESQVSLKEDAKTLENNIEKLYLNAMSADMQWKAAILQVQAESEALVVAEEQRNAGALTYTDFLTQKNNLEKAQITLTNAKYTSLLSRKLLELYQGKLD
- a CDS encoding PTS sugar transporter subunit IIA — encoded protein: MRLSERFVDNCILINSKSTTKEEVLNELVDTLCSAYKLEHRNEIFDAVWTREQSRSTGIGCGLAVPHAKIDCVDRMCMAAATIEGGLDFASFDGEPVYLIILIVSPGNTVGPHLKALSSVSRLLADGGVRKDLIASKDPAEFLTILRAAEDKYL